The Halorhabdus rudnickae sequence CCGTTCACATCCATCCAGCATTGCCCGAGGTCGTCCAGCGGGCGTTTACCGGTCAATTCACGCGCGGCAACGACGGTCATCGGCATCACTGAGCGGGTGGTCGGTTGGCAGTTACGGCCGTGTCACTCCCTTACTTGAACGTTCGCGCGGAATTTAGTGTGTCTGGCCACCATCGACGCTTGCAATGACAAACGCAGCAGTCGTCATCCTGGCAGGAACGGAATCACACGCAGACACCGGCCGACTCGTCAATGGCCTCGAAACCGCCAAGGAGTTCGCCCAGACCGAGGGTGACGAGGTCGAGTTGATCTTCGACGGGGCCGGGACGCAGTGGATCCCCGAACTCGAAGACCCGAAGAACGACTACCATGAACTCTACCAGGCGGTTCGTGAGGAAACGTCGGTCTGTGACTTCTGTGCCGGCGCGTTCGGGGTCTCGAATGCAGTCGCCGACGCAGGCGTCGTCACGCTGGACGATCACGACGGTCACCCGAGCATTCGCTCGCTGGTAGACGACGACTACGAGATCATCACGTTCTGACCACGGCTCGATCGCGTTCTCCGTCCTTCGAGCAGTACTCGCCGGGCGTGATCCGTCAGTTTTCTTCTCCTATTTGAAACTTGTGGTGGTCCGGACCCCCATTGCTCGCGCGAGCTATATTAAGTAGTCTACCGGTACCATTGTGAGCCACACCATGAGTTCCGACGCGCAGACGGCGACGAGCGTTCCAGAGCGGACGACGGTGAACGCACCGCGGTTTTTCGAACCCAGCGAGGCGTTCGATAACATCCAGACGGTCACCGGACGGAAGTGGCATCTCCGGATCGTCTACCACCTGCTCGAAGACGGTCCGCTGGGATTCAGCGATCTCAAAGGCTCGCTCGACGGGATCTCCTCGAAGATGCTCTCGGAGAGCCTCTCTTCGCTGGAGGACGAACGTCTCGTCGCCCGCGAGATCGTTAGCGATCAGCCAGTCCGGGTCGAGTATTCACTGACCGATCGCGGCGCAGCACTCGAACCCGCAGTCGAAGCACTCCTCAGGTGGGACGCCGAGTTCGATCGCGAGGAGGCCAATTGAATGGTTCA is a genomic window containing:
- a CDS encoding DsrE family protein, yielding MTNAAVVILAGTESHADTGRLVNGLETAKEFAQTEGDEVELIFDGAGTQWIPELEDPKNDYHELYQAVREETSVCDFCAGAFGVSNAVADAGVVTLDDHDGHPSIRSLVDDDYEIITF
- a CDS encoding winged helix-turn-helix transcriptional regulator, with the translated sequence MSSDAQTATSVPERTTVNAPRFFEPSEAFDNIQTVTGRKWHLRIVYHLLEDGPLGFSDLKGSLDGISSKMLSESLSSLEDERLVAREIVSDQPVRVEYSLTDRGAALEPAVEALLRWDAEFDREEAN